Proteins encoded together in one Megalops cyprinoides isolate fMegCyp1 chromosome 20, fMegCyp1.pri, whole genome shotgun sequence window:
- the LOC118795756 gene encoding LIM domain transcription factor LMO4-like isoform X1, whose protein sequence is MSALIGEGADAMVNPGSSGQAPPGGAGSLPWKRCAGCGGKIADRFLLYTMDSYWHSRCLKCSCCQAQLGEIGTSCYTKSGMILCRNDYIRLFGNSGACSACGQSIPASELVMRAQGNVYHLKCFTCSTCRNRLVPGDRFHYINGSLFCEHDRPTALINGHLNSLQTNPLMPDQKVC, encoded by the exons ATGTCCGCTCTGATTGGTGAAGGTGCGGACGCCATGGTGAACCCAGGCAGCAGTGGCCAGGCCCCCCCGGGCGGCGCGGGGTCTCTCCCCTGGAAGCGGTGCGCAGGCTGCGGGGGGAAGATCGCAGACCGCTTCCTCCTCTACACCATGGACAGCTACTGGCACAGCCGCTGCCTGAAGTGTTCCTGCTGCCAGGCCCAGCTGGGCGAGATCGGCACGTCATGCTACACCAAAAGCGGCATGATCCTCTGCAGGAACGACTACATCAG GTTATTTGGGAACAGCGGAGCATGCAGCGCGTGCGGACAGTCCATCCCAGCCAGTGAGCTGGTCATGAGGGCGCAGGGCAACGTGTACCATCTCAAG tgttTCACGTGTTCTACCTGCCGGAACCGCCTGGTCCCTGGCGACCGATTCCACTACATCAACGGCAGCTTGTTCTGCGAACACGACAGACCCACGGCCCTCATCAACGGCCATTTGAATTCGCTCCAGACGAACCCGCTAATGCCGGACCAGAAG GTGTGTTAG
- the LOC118795756 gene encoding LIM domain transcription factor LMO4-like isoform X2 — MVNPGSSGQAPPGGAGSLPWKRCAGCGGKIADRFLLYTMDSYWHSRCLKCSCCQAQLGEIGTSCYTKSGMILCRNDYIRLFGNSGACSACGQSIPASELVMRAQGNVYHLKCFTCSTCRNRLVPGDRFHYINGSLFCEHDRPTALINGHLNSLQTNPLMPDQKVC; from the exons ATGGTGAACCCAGGCAGCAGTGGCCAGGCCCCCCCGGGCGGCGCGGGGTCTCTCCCCTGGAAGCGGTGCGCAGGCTGCGGGGGGAAGATCGCAGACCGCTTCCTCCTCTACACCATGGACAGCTACTGGCACAGCCGCTGCCTGAAGTGTTCCTGCTGCCAGGCCCAGCTGGGCGAGATCGGCACGTCATGCTACACCAAAAGCGGCATGATCCTCTGCAGGAACGACTACATCAG GTTATTTGGGAACAGCGGAGCATGCAGCGCGTGCGGACAGTCCATCCCAGCCAGTGAGCTGGTCATGAGGGCGCAGGGCAACGTGTACCATCTCAAG tgttTCACGTGTTCTACCTGCCGGAACCGCCTGGTCCCTGGCGACCGATTCCACTACATCAACGGCAGCTTGTTCTGCGAACACGACAGACCCACGGCCCTCATCAACGGCCATTTGAATTCGCTCCAGACGAACCCGCTAATGCCGGACCAGAAG GTGTGTTAG